Part of the Paenibacillus sp. FSL R7-0273 genome is shown below.
CTTTAGATGAGGAAGGTAGTGTGCTTACAATGGGGATTCAGGCGGGGATGCAGCAGAGAGTGCTGTATCAGGCGGATAATCAATATGTGCAGAATCTGAAATCAGTCAGACATCATTTGCACAATGTATGCAGACAGCATGTCAATCAGCTTGTACAGGTGCAGACGATGGACGGACAGATTGTTACAGGGAGAATTCTGGGCTGTGACCGGGGATTGTTTTATCTGGGGGTACAGCAGCATGGGGGACAGCGGGCTTTTTTCGGCAGCAGTGACGAGGCCATTCTTACCCTTGTGCTGTATGAGCTGCTGGTTATTACACTTCTGTACACTTAATTTCGCTAATTCAATACTAGCCGAGCCAAGCAGCCGTTTGCGGCTGCCTGGCTTCTTGCTGCTTAGCTCTTGGTTACTAGAATGTTCTGAGGATAATTACCAGCAGAATGTAAAGTACCAGGATAGTAGTAGTGGAAGTGAACAGACCGCCTACATTTGCACAACCGCTCATCGTATTACCTCCTCCGCAAGATCATCTTACAAACCCATCTTATGCATCACCCGCCTTCTGTGCATAGACATTTGACCTGCTTGATTCACAATTGGAGAAGCAAATAGTGAGCTGGGCTGACTCCCGCCTGCCGGTCATCAGAGGATAACCTGTACCCGGTAGTCCTTTGGCGTAACTCCGGTCTGCTTTTTGAACACCTTGCTGAAATACTTCACATCATGAAAGCCGACCATTTCTGAAATCTGCGACAGCTTCAGGTTCGGATTCTGCAGCAGCAGCTTGGCCTTTTCAATCCGCACAGTGCCGATATAGTCGGTAAAATTAATGCCATATTCCTGCTTGAACTTGCGGGAGATATACTCACGGCTGACAAAGAATTTGCCGGCAACCTCCTGCAGCGAGAGGTCGGACTGGTAGTTCTGGTCGATATATTTAACGATCTCTGTAAGCGGATTGCGTTCCTTGACCTGTCCGGCTGACAGCACCCGGGACAGGCTCTGCATCAGAGCGAGGGACCAGTCGCGCCAGGCGAACAGGGAGAAGGAGTAGCCTCCGGCGTAAGGAGCAGGATTATCGCGGTCGGCCAGCTCCAGCTCTGCCAGAGCACCGTCGGCCCGGCTGCCCAGTGCTTCACGGACAAGCCTGGAGCGGAAGAGCAGGGCATCCGCCTTCCAGGAGCCGAGCATCTCCGGAGTGATGACACCGCTGCGGCTGAGCTCCTCGGTCCAATGCTGGGCGGCGTCGGACAGGGCGGCAGGATTGCCGCTGATAACGGCCATTTTCCAGTCCTCCTGAACATCGGCGAAGATCGGCTTTGCTCCGGCCGCGCCGACATCCTGCCGGTATTCTTCCGAAAATACACTGAAGTGGCAATAATCCTCATGCCGCAGCAGATTGCGGCGCAGCAGGGCTTCGGCAGCTTCTGTGCGCTGCGCAGCAAGCTTGCCGGGCAGGCTGCCGGCCGGGCTGATGCCGAAGTGCATCCGCAGCTGCAGGGTATGGAACAGGCCCTGATTGATTTTGCCGATCAGCTCTGTGACGGATTCCTGAACATCCCACAGCAGGATGGCGATTTCCGGCGGACCGCCCCAGTAGCGGAAGGCAGTGCCTTTGCCTTGCGGCTGCAGAAATTCGTTGCAGATGTTAACGATGGCATAATAGAGCAGCTCGCTGTCTCCGCCGAAGCGCCGCAGCAGCGGGTTATTGCCGGCATCCGTCTGCACCAGCAGCAGGCGCGCAGCTCCTGCACTGCCGGGAATAACGCCCTCGGCAACCAGCCGGCGCAGCGTAGTCTCAGCGGTCACAGGATCATCAATCAGCGCCGATAGCAGCCGCTCGCCGTAGATCGGCTTGATCTCGTTCAGACGGATGCTCTGCCGCTGCTGCTGGCTGCGTTCTTCCGCCTCGGATCGCCAGGCGGCAACCGCCTTGGCGACAGCCGTATTGATGGCCTCCGGCTCAATAGGCTTGAGAATATAGTCAATCCCCCCGTGCCGGACTGTCTCGCGTACAAAGTCAAAATCATTATGCCCGCTGACAACAATAAACTTCGTGCTCCCGGCAAATTCATTGACCCAGGTCATCAGCTCAATGCCGCTGCCGGATTCCATCATCATATCCATAATGACGAGCCCGGGCTTGTGCTCACGGATCAGTTCTATCGCTTCATTGCCGCTGCCGGCCTCCATAATTTCTCCGATCTGATGGGCGTCCCAGTCCACCAGCAGACGGACCGCCTTCCTGACTCTTGCCTCATCATCTACAATCAGCGCCTTCATATGCGTTCACTCTCCGTTTGTATGTCAATTTCCAGTCTGACCATTACCCCGCCTTCAGGCAGATTGTCCACAGTAAGCGAAGCGTCCTCCCCGCAGACGAGCCGCAGGCGGGCCAGCACATTGCCGAGACCGATGCCTGCGCCGGGCGCATCACGTCTTTCTTCACTGTTTTTTAGCAGAGAAACGTCAAGCGGATCGGGCCGGGTAAGCTCCAGGCGCAGCCGCTCCAGCTTGGCTGAAGGGATGGCTGTACCGTTGTTCTGAATGATAAATTCCATCCGTCCCCCGTCCAGCGGGTTCGCTGAAATCTCAATCCATCCATCCGTCCGCGACAGATTGAAGCCGTGCTTGAAGTAATTCTCTACTATCGGCTGCAGGATCATCTTCGGCATCAGTGCACCGAGCAGCGGCTCATCCATATCGTAGCGGAAAGTGAACTTATTTTCAAAACGCTCGCGCTGCAGCTCAATATAGGCTTTGACATGCTCCAGCTCATCCTTGACCGTGACGATCTTTTCATCGTTATGCATGCTGTACCGCATCATCTTGGCCAGCGCGGAGAGCAGGGAGTAAATCTGCGGCACCTTCATCTCAAGCGCCAGTGTACCGATAATCTGCAGCGTATTGTTCAAAAAATGCGGATTAATCTGCGACTGCAGCGCCCTCAGCTCATTGGTTTTGTTGGACAGCTCCAGCCGGTATTCCCGCAAAATAAGATTGTTGATCGTGTCCATCATGCTGCGGAAATGCTCGGTCAGCACACCGATCTCATCATTCCCCGCCGGACGGATATCCACCTCCAGATTACCGGTCCGCACCTGGTTCATATACCGGGTCAGCTGCTTGATCGGGGCCGTGATCCGGAAGGAGATCAGGACTGTCAGGGCAATAATCATGCTCATTAGCAGGAACAGCAGCATAATGTTGATGCCTGCGGCTTCCTTGGCCTCACGGAACAGATAGGAGACCGGAATCTGCTTGATCAGCGTCCAGCTCAGGCCGGTGCTCTCGATTTTCTGATAAATAAAGACAGAGCCGCCTTCCTCAAAATACCCCTGGGGTTCAGCATTTGCCTCAATCTGGCCGCTGTACCAGTCTGCCTTCAGCGCTTTGCCGGGCTCGGCTTCATCCCGTCCGTAGACGACGGTTCCATCGCCATCGACCAGATACAGGTTCTCCTGGTCCTGCTCGTACAGCTGCTCAACAATTTCAGTCAGCGCAGCCAGCTTGACGTCAACCGAAAGATAACCGAGTGCTTCCGAGGAAGGTATGCGTTCAATCCTGCGGTGGAATGTAAATACCGGCTCGGGAACAAACTGGGTCAGCGGAAGGCTCAGCCCGTACACATTGCTGATATGTGTGCTCTGCACCTTGACCGGGGAGCTGTCCGTCAGATGGGATTCCTGATAGGGAGGACTTCCCTGCCAGCGCTTAGGCGTAGTGTTGTCGGTAATCAGCGTGGCTTTGCCGTCCTTGACGCCGTATAAGTACACCTGTGAGATATTGGGCAGTGAAGTGGAGATGTAGCTGAGCGAATTATAAATGGCGATATCGGAGGAGAGGTCATCATAACCGGCTTCCAGCAGGCGGTAAAAATCAGAGTCGGAATACACGCTCAGCGACAGCCGGTTGATCTCCTGAATCAGGCTGTCGATGTTTTTGTAGCCCTGATAGAGCAGATTTTTGTTCTCGTCGACAGCCCGTGTACGCAACGACTGGGTCGTGTAAGAATAGCTGATGTACATCGTTGCCATAATACAGACAAGGGTCGGGAGAAGTAAAAAAACGATCAGTTTGGTGCGGATATTGTTCCATTTCATCGATTATTGTCACATCCGATCAATATTTTACACCTGAAAGATCACTTGCGTAGGTGTAAGCGGTCCGCAAAAAAACGGATAATATGAATAGATCATAAACAAGTAAGTGAGTAAAAGAAAGGGGGGGCCAATATATGCGCGGCAATAAGTTGTCCCATCTCGGTCAACAGCTTTTCTTCGTTGGCCCGGCATTATTGTTCTTTACGATCGTGATGATTATCCCGTTTGTGATGGGGATGTACTATTCATTCACCGACTGGAACGGCGTATCCGGGAATGTGGCCTGGGTAGGCTTTGACAATTTTAAAATGATTTTTACAAATGATTCGGATTTCTGGTCATCCTTCTGGTTTACCGTGCGGTTTACGCTGCTGGGGGTTGTGCTGACCAACGTAGTAGGCTTTTTCCTGGCCTATTTCCTGACCAAGGCGCTAAAGACACGCAACATGCTCCGGACCATCTTTTTTATGCCTAACGTAATCGGCGGCCTGTTGCTTGGATTTATATGGCAGTTTATCTTCATCAAGGGCTTCGCGACTATGGGCGATCTGACCGGCTGGTCCTTCTTCAATCTTCCATGGCTCGGCGATGCAACAACCGGCTTCTGGGCTATTGTCATTGTATTCGTCTGGCAGTCCTCCGGTTACCTGATGGTTATCTACATTGCTTCGCTCAACAACGTATCCAAAGAGGTGCTGGAAGCAGCGCAAATCGATGGCGCCTCACGTAACCAGGTGCTGCGCAACATCATTGTTCCGCTGATTATGCCTGCTGTAACAGTCGGACTGTTCCTGGCCATTTCCTGGTCCTTCAAAATGTTCGACCTCAACCTGTCTCTGACCAAGGGCGGACCGTTCAAATCTACTGAGTCTGTAGCGATGAACATCTATAACGAAGCCTTCCTGAACAACCGATATGGACTGGGTACGGCAAAAGCATTGCTGTTCTTCCTGATCGTTGCCATCATCACAGTCATTCAGGTGCGGATTACGAAGAGCAAGGAGGTTGAAGCGTAATGAAAACCGAAGGCAAAGGCAAGTGGAATTACGGCCTGGAAATCATTATGATTCTCCTTGGCCTGCTGTTCCTGTCACCGTTCTATTTCCTGCTGGCTAACTCGGTGAAATCGTTCGGGGAAATTCTCAGTAATGCGGCGGCCTGGCCGTCCGAATTCGTCTGGTCCAACTACTCGCAGGCCTGGAAGCTGGCCCGTTTCTCGGAAGCCTTCCGGAACTCGATTATCATTACAGTGATCTGTGTAATCCTGATCGCCCTGTTCGCTGCAATGGCGGCCTACCGGATGGTCCGTGCAGATTCGAAATTCAACCGGTTCCTGCTGCTGCTGTTCGTAGCGGCGATGGTTGTACCGTTCCAGACTATTATGATTCCGATCCTTCAGGTGGTTAACTTCCTGGGTGTCAATAATTCTATTCCCGGTCTGGTGATGGCCCAATTGGGTCTCAGTATTCCGATGGCAATCTTTCTGTTCCACGGGTTCATTAAATCCGTACCGCTGGAGATCGAAGAGGCGGCAACGGTTGACGGCTGCAATCCGCTGACTGTGTTCTTCCGGATCGTGCTTCCATTGCTCAAGCCGATGCTGATGACGATTATCGTACTAAATGCCCTGGGCATCTGGAATGACTATCTGCTTCCGTCCCTGATTCTGCAGGCACCTGAGCTGCGGACCATTCCGCTGGCAACGTTCTCGTTCTTCGGCCAGTATACGAAGCAGTGGGATATGGCGCTTCCGGCGCTGACACTGGGTGTAGCCCCAATTGTTGTGTTCTACCTGTTCATGCAGCGTTACATTGTTGAGGGAATCGCGGCGGGTTCGGTGAAGGGTTAATCCCTTCCCGAATCCTTCGTTCCATAGATTGTATCCAGCATTTAATTTTATCAAGGGGGAAAATAGAATGAATAAGAAACGTACTGCTGTAATGATGTCCAGTGTAATGCTGATGTCTGTTGTGCTCGCGGCCTGCGGCGGCAATAACAATACCGCTTCAAATAACGCACAAAATGGAAGCGCTGGCAACTCCGCATCCGGAGATGTGAAAACGGTTAAAATCTTCCAGTTCAAAACGGAAATCGTGGAAGGCCTGAACGAGCTGAAGGTTGAATTTGAAAAAGAGTATCCGAACATCAAGCTGGACATCCAGACCGTCGGCGGTGGTGCAGACTATGCGGCAGCCCTGAAGACGAAATTCGCTTCCGGTGATGCGCCTGATATTTTCTCAAACGGCGGTTATGCAGAAATGGAGCTGTGGGGTGATAAGCTCGAAGACCTGTCCGACCAGGCATGGGTTAAGGATCTGATTCCGCTGGCTGCTGAGCCAATGACCAAGGACGGCAAAACCTACGGGATGCCAATGAACCTTGAAGGTATCGGTTATGTCTACAACAAGGACCTGTTCGAAAAAGCAGGCATTGCTGAAACACCAAAAACCATCACTGAGCTGGAAGAAGCGGCTAAAAAGCTGCAGGCTATCGACGTTATTCCATTCGGTAACGCTTATCAGGAGTGGTGGCTGCTGGGTAACCAGGGGATCAGCGTAGCTTTTGCACAGCAGGATAATGTAGATGAGTTCATCGCCGGTCTGAACGGCGGAACAGCTTCAATCGTCGGCAACCAGGTATTTAAGGACTGGAGCGACCTGCTGAACCTGACTGTGGAATATGGTCAAAAGAACCCGCTGACTACTGACGCTAACACCCACCTGGCTATGTTCGCTAACGGCGAAATCGCTATGATGCAGGAAGGTAACTGGGCACAGACGCTGGTCGATAACATCACTCCGGACATGAACATCGGTATGTTCCCTATGCCGATCAACGATGATGCCGAGAAGAACGACAAGATGACTGTAGGGATCCCGGCTAACCTGGTTGTGAACAAGGATTCCGCATCCAAGGAAGAAGCTAAAACGTTCTTGAACTGGCTCGTAACCTCCGACATGGGTAAAGAATATATCACAAAAAAATGGAAATTCATCCCTGCCCTGTCCACTATCGAAGCTACACCTGAAGATATCGGCGACCTTGGTTCCGACGTATTCAAATACGTTCAGGAAGGCAAAGTTTACGGACTGCAGTCCTCCAAGTTCCCTGATGGTGTAACCCAGGAATTCGCAAGCGTAATCCAGCAGCTGATCGCAGGCAAGGTTGATCAGGCAGGCTGGGAAACAGCTATGCAGGCCGCTTGGGACAAGCTGAAGAAGTAAAGGTTTATTGTAATAAAATATAGAGTCCTTTAAAGGACCGCTAAAGTTGGATGAAGTAAGTGGATTTGCCGGGGCGTTCCCGTCTTTCGCATCAGTGATGTGAGGCGGGGACGCCTTTTTGGTATGATGGAACTATGCAGGACATGTGAGGGAGGGATTGGGAATGAACGGATACGGTAAGGAAAAGAGTGATTACAGCAACGTTCAGATCGGTGTTGACTATTACCCTGAGCATTGGGATGAGTCCCTGTGGGAAGAGGATATGCGGTTAATGAAGGAAACGGGCGTGCGGGTGGTCAGGGTGGCTGAATTTGCCTGGAGCAGGCTTGAGCCGACGGAAGGACGCTTTGAGTTTGCATGGCTTGACCGGGCGATTGATCTGCTCCACAGCTATGGTATGCAGGTAGTTATCGGAACGCCTACAGCAACGCCGCCGCGCTGGCTGACAACGGCGTATCCGGATGTACTGCCGGTATTTGCTGACGGGCAGGTTTATCATCCGGGTGTGCGTGGGCATCGCTGTTACAACAGCACTTCACTGCGAATGTACGGCACGCGCATCGTTGAGAAGCTGGCCCGGCATTACAGCGGACATCCGGCTGTAATCGGCTGGCAGACTGACAATGAGTTCGGGATGATCGACTGCCATTGCGATGCCTGCAATACAGCGTTCCGCAGCTGGGTTCAGGACAAGTACGGCACCCTGGACCGGGTGAACGCCGAGTGGGGAACGGTGGTGTGGAGCGGGGAATACAGTGACTGGAAGGAGCTGACGGTACCGTATGGCGGATCAAAGTTCCAGAATCCCTCGCTGCTGCTGGATTTCCAGCGCTTCCAGTGGGATGCGGTAGTGAAGTTCCAGCAGACCCAGCTTGAGGTGCTGCGCGCTGAATGTCCAGGGCATTTCGTTACACACAACTTCCACAGCTATCCGCAGCGCCTGGATCTGTATGCGGTCGGTGCAGATCTGGATGTGGCCTCCTTTGATTATTATCCGAACACCTCACCGGATAAGCAGGCGACGACTCCATACAGCGGGGCGCTGTCGCTGGATGTGACCCGCGGGATCAAGCGGAGTAATTTCTGGATTATGGAGCAGCTTAGCGGACCTCCGGGGTGCTGGATGCCGATGTGGCGAACGCCGCATCCCGGATTTATCCGCGCTTATGCGTGGCAGAGCATTGCCAGAGGGGCAGATACGGTTGTTCATTTCCGCTGGAGAAGCGCGGTTGCGGGGGCCGAGCAGTACTGGCACGGGCTGATTGACCACAGCAATGTGCCGGGGCGCAGGTTCACCGAATTTGCACAGCTGTGCAGTGAGGTGAATCAGCTAAGCGGAAAGCTCAAGGGAACGGTACTGAAGCATGAAGTAGCAATCCTGCATTCTCACGAGCAGAAGGCAGCACTGGATATTCAGCCGCAGGCTGAAGGGTTCGATTACTATGAGAACATCAAGCTGATTCACCGCGCCCTGACCAAGTTGGGCATCGGCTGCGATGTGGTCCGGGCGGGCGAGCCGCTGGAGGGCTATAAGCTGGTCATCGCGCCAAGCCTGTATCTGCTT
Proteins encoded:
- a CDS encoding response regulator transcription factor, whose amino-acid sequence is MKALIVDDEARVRKAVRLLVDWDAHQIGEIMEAGSGNEAIELIREHKPGLVIMDMMMESGSGIELMTWVNEFAGSTKFIVVSGHNDFDFVRETVRHGGIDYILKPIEPEAINTAVAKAVAAWRSEAEERSQQQRQSIRLNEIKPIYGERLLSALIDDPVTAETTLRRLVAEGVIPGSAGAARLLLVQTDAGNNPLLRRFGGDSELLYYAIVNICNEFLQPQGKGTAFRYWGGPPEIAILLWDVQESVTELIGKINQGLFHTLQLRMHFGISPAGSLPGKLAAQRTEAAEALLRRNLLRHEDYCHFSVFSEEYRQDVGAAGAKPIFADVQEDWKMAVISGNPAALSDAAQHWTEELSRSGVITPEMLGSWKADALLFRSRLVREALGSRADGALAELELADRDNPAPYAGGYSFSLFAWRDWSLALMQSLSRVLSAGQVKERNPLTEIVKYIDQNYQSDLSLQEVAGKFFVSREYISRKFKQEYGINFTDYIGTVRIEKAKLLLQNPNLKLSQISEMVGFHDVKYFSKVFKKQTGVTPKDYRVQVIL
- a CDS encoding YjcZ family sporulation protein codes for the protein MSGCANVGGLFTSTTTILVLYILLVIILRTF
- a CDS encoding sensor histidine kinase, which translates into the protein MKWNNIRTKLIVFLLLPTLVCIMATMYISYSYTTQSLRTRAVDENKNLLYQGYKNIDSLIQEINRLSLSVYSDSDFYRLLEAGYDDLSSDIAIYNSLSYISTSLPNISQVYLYGVKDGKATLITDNTTPKRWQGSPPYQESHLTDSSPVKVQSTHISNVYGLSLPLTQFVPEPVFTFHRRIERIPSSEALGYLSVDVKLAALTEIVEQLYEQDQENLYLVDGDGTVVYGRDEAEPGKALKADWYSGQIEANAEPQGYFEEGGSVFIYQKIESTGLSWTLIKQIPVSYLFREAKEAAGINIMLLFLLMSMIIALTVLISFRITAPIKQLTRYMNQVRTGNLEVDIRPAGNDEIGVLTEHFRSMMDTINNLILREYRLELSNKTNELRALQSQINPHFLNNTLQIIGTLALEMKVPQIYSLLSALAKMMRYSMHNDEKIVTVKDELEHVKAYIELQRERFENKFTFRYDMDEPLLGALMPKMILQPIVENYFKHGFNLSRTDGWIEISANPLDGGRMEFIIQNNGTAIPSAKLERLRLELTRPDPLDVSLLKNSEERRDAPGAGIGLGNVLARLRLVCGEDASLTVDNLPEGGVMVRLEIDIQTESERI
- a CDS encoding carbohydrate ABC transporter permease — encoded protein: MRGNKLSHLGQQLFFVGPALLFFTIVMIIPFVMGMYYSFTDWNGVSGNVAWVGFDNFKMIFTNDSDFWSSFWFTVRFTLLGVVLTNVVGFFLAYFLTKALKTRNMLRTIFFMPNVIGGLLLGFIWQFIFIKGFATMGDLTGWSFFNLPWLGDATTGFWAIVIVFVWQSSGYLMVIYIASLNNVSKEVLEAAQIDGASRNQVLRNIIVPLIMPAVTVGLFLAISWSFKMFDLNLSLTKGGPFKSTESVAMNIYNEAFLNNRYGLGTAKALLFFLIVAIITVIQVRITKSKEVEA
- a CDS encoding beta-galactosidase, giving the protein MNGYGKEKSDYSNVQIGVDYYPEHWDESLWEEDMRLMKETGVRVVRVAEFAWSRLEPTEGRFEFAWLDRAIDLLHSYGMQVVIGTPTATPPRWLTTAYPDVLPVFADGQVYHPGVRGHRCYNSTSLRMYGTRIVEKLARHYSGHPAVIGWQTDNEFGMIDCHCDACNTAFRSWVQDKYGTLDRVNAEWGTVVWSGEYSDWKELTVPYGGSKFQNPSLLLDFQRFQWDAVVKFQQTQLEVLRAECPGHFVTHNFHSYPQRLDLYAVGADLDVASFDYYPNTSPDKQATTPYSGALSLDVTRGIKRSNFWIMEQLSGPPGCWMPMWRTPHPGFIRAYAWQSIARGADTVVHFRWRSAVAGAEQYWHGLIDHSNVPGRRFTEFAQLCSEVNQLSGKLKGTVLKHEVAILHSHEQKAALDIQPQAEGFDYYENIKLIHRALTKLGIGCDVVRAGEPLEGYKLVIAPSLYLLGEELAAQLEEFAIAGGTLILTNRTGVKNLDNVCVMQPLPGLLSRAAGVWVHEYDPVGGDAHVIRDQESDTFACSQWCDLLTPVTAEPIAWYNDDFYAGTPAITVNRFGKGEVYYFGTQVEERYWSGLLGGLAGRYGLRRFAGLPDGVQASVRSGENGSLLFLLNLSRTEQAVPLDRDYRCAFNGEARSGLLLLAPYGVEILELEG
- a CDS encoding carbohydrate ABC transporter permease, whose protein sequence is MKTEGKGKWNYGLEIIMILLGLLFLSPFYFLLANSVKSFGEILSNAAAWPSEFVWSNYSQAWKLARFSEAFRNSIIITVICVILIALFAAMAAYRMVRADSKFNRFLLLLFVAAMVVPFQTIMIPILQVVNFLGVNNSIPGLVMAQLGLSIPMAIFLFHGFIKSVPLEIEEAATVDGCNPLTVFFRIVLPLLKPMLMTIIVLNALGIWNDYLLPSLILQAPELRTIPLATFSFFGQYTKQWDMALPALTLGVAPIVVFYLFMQRYIVEGIAAGSVKG
- a CDS encoding ABC transporter substrate-binding protein; the protein is MNKKRTAVMMSSVMLMSVVLAACGGNNNTASNNAQNGSAGNSASGDVKTVKIFQFKTEIVEGLNELKVEFEKEYPNIKLDIQTVGGGADYAAALKTKFASGDAPDIFSNGGYAEMELWGDKLEDLSDQAWVKDLIPLAAEPMTKDGKTYGMPMNLEGIGYVYNKDLFEKAGIAETPKTITELEEAAKKLQAIDVIPFGNAYQEWWLLGNQGISVAFAQQDNVDEFIAGLNGGTASIVGNQVFKDWSDLLNLTVEYGQKNPLTTDANTHLAMFANGEIAMMQEGNWAQTLVDNITPDMNIGMFPMPINDDAEKNDKMTVGIPANLVVNKDSASKEEAKTFLNWLVTSDMGKEYITKKWKFIPALSTIEATPEDIGDLGSDVFKYVQEGKVYGLQSSKFPDGVTQEFASVIQQLIAGKVDQAGWETAMQAAWDKLKK